A DNA window from Canis lupus dingo isolate Sandy chromosome 2, ASM325472v2, whole genome shotgun sequence contains the following coding sequences:
- the UCMA gene encoding unique cartilage matrix-associated protein isoform X2 gives MAWRQLLLASGLLAAVLLTMLQEGTGASVGTQQVAEQEAQEDAEQKIFMQESDASNFLKKRDKRSPKSRDEANAENRQKLRADELRREYHEEQGNEFENFVEEQNDGKKTEA, from the exons ATGGCCTGGAGACAGCTGCTCCTTGCCTCCGGTCTCTTGGCTGCTGTGCTCCTGACCA TGCTGCAGGAGGGGACTGGTGCATCAGTGGGTACCCAGCAGGTGGCAGAACAAGAGGCCCAGGAAG ATGCGGAACAGAAGATTTTCATGCAGGAATCAGATGCCTCAAATTTCCTCAAGAAGCGTGACAAGCGGTCCCCCAAATCCCGAGATGAGGCCAATG CGGAAAACAGGCAGAAACTGCGGGCTGATGAGCTGCGGAGAGAGTACCATGAAGAACAAGGGAATGAGTTTGAGAACTTCGTAGAGGAACAAAATGACG